Genomic DNA from Desulfatiglans anilini DSM 4660:
TCCAAAGCGATACAGATTGATCGACCGTGAAGTATTAATGCATTTGCTAGGCATTAGAGACGGCGATCAATTGACACTGTCACACCAAAGATGGGTCGAGAAGGCGCTTCAGACCACGGAAAATGTTCGGGAAGAGAGATGGACAGAGAGCGTCGCTGTTGGAAATCTTTCTTTTATTGAAGACATAAAAGAAAAATTGGGTGAAAGAGGAGTCGGCAGGAAAGTCGTGGAAAGCAGAAAAAGCTGTGAACTCAGAGAGTGCCGGTTTCCTTATAATGGCGATTCTGACCCTGAAAACGCTGTTTTAAGGCTTGAAAACGAGATATTTTGGGATGATAGCCAATTAATTTCAACTAGATAACTTGGTCCGACCCCAAAATCGGAAAATTCCTCGTCTGAACATCATGATCGAAGCTACATAGAGAAGGCCCAGGATGAGGGGCCAGACATTGGTGTAAGTGCTCAGAAGATCCTTCAGGTAAACAAGTGACAGAGCGCCCATGACGGGACCGTAGAGGGTGCCCATGCCGCCTACCAACGTCATGAGCACGATGTCGCCCGACGTGTCCAGACTCAAAGTGAAAAGCGGCACGAAATTCTGGAGTGCGGCATACAACCCTCCGGCCAAGCCGGCAAAACCGGCCGACAACGCAAAGGAAATGAGCTTGAAGAATTTTGGGTTGTACCCGATGTTCATGGCACGGGTTTCATTCTCTCTGAGGCATTCGAGGGTTTTCCCGAAGGGGGAGTGAATGATGCGCAATCCAAGGATGACAGCCAGGACGAAACAGAACAAAATGAAATAGTACATCACCAGTTCCGATGTGAAATCGATCGGGCCCAGAGGCGGCCTCGGCACACCGTGCAAACCGTCGTCTCCGCCCGTGAGCGAACGCCACTTGAAGGCGACAAAGTAGATCACCTGCGCGAAGGCCAACGTCACCATGGCGAAATAGATCCCGCGCCGCCGTATGGACAGAAACCCTATCGGGAACGCCGCCGCCGTGCTCACGAGAATGCCGGCCAGCAACCCCACGGGAAGAGGCACGGCGAAATGGATAAGCATCAGTCCCGTCG
This window encodes:
- a CDS encoding branched-chain amino acid ABC transporter permease, which translates into the protein METKKNHLYWIVPAASIALLFLPFMTPYKALASQMLIFAIFALGYDICFGYTGLLSFGHAAFFGLGAYTTGLMLIHFAVPLPVGLLAGILVSTAAAFPIGFLSIRRRGIYFAMVTLAFAQVIYFVAFKWRSLTGGDDGLHGVPRPPLGPIDFTSELVMYYFILFCFVLAVILGLRIIHSPFGKTLECLRENETRAMNIGYNPKFFKLISFALSAGFAGLAGGLYAALQNFVPLFTLSLDTSGDIVLMTLVGGMGTLYGPVMGALSLVYLKDLLSTYTNVWPLILGLLYVASIMMFRRGIFRFWGRTKLSS